A stretch of Lathyrus oleraceus cultivar Zhongwan6 chromosome 6, CAAS_Psat_ZW6_1.0, whole genome shotgun sequence DNA encodes these proteins:
- the LOC127094752 gene encoding protein MAIN-LIKE 2-like, translating into MSLLTMGQEHRGTRANIASFDPKKFRQRSHPMPYPDPWCVPYIERAGFGHVMHVVNATIDAKFILALCERWRPETHTFHLPTGECTVTLEDVYMLLGLRIDGKPVTGNVQQPNQICVQMLGVDLVEGEGSAKARGQGIKLSSLQLYHDSITLTEESSEQEKVIKTRVYIMLLFGNLLFPEGTGNSINFMYLSLLGDIDRISTYSWGSAVLAFLYSSLCKNAQNEHCTFSGCAFLLQTWGWWRLPRLAPENPNDYSFPYATRFITTGLDYSLTPKNKIIFYRQLLDRLRAQDVLSLNHSTSN; encoded by the exons atgtcgcttcttaccatgggccaagaacacagaggaactagggcaaacattgcctcattc gatcccaagaaatttcgtcaacgttcacacccaatgccttatccagacccatggtgcgtaccttacatagagcgtgcgggtttcggtcatgtaatgcatgtcgtaaatgccaccattgatgccaaattcattttggctctgtgtgaacgttggagacctgagacacacacctttcacctaccaactggtgaatgtaccgtcacattagaggacgtgtacatgcttttaggtcttagaatagatggtaagcctgtgaccggaaatgttcaacagcctaaccaaatatgtgttcaaatgttgggggtagatctggtcgagggtgaggggtctgccaaagcaaggggtcagggtattaaattatctagcctacagttgtaccacgactccataactttgactgaggaatcctccgaacaagaaaaagtcataaaaacccgggtttacattatgctattgtttgggaacttgctatttcccgaagggacgggaaatagcataaattttatgtacttgagtttgctcggggacattgatagaataagcacatatagttggggttctgcagtattagcattcctatatagctctttgtgtaaaaatgcacaaaatgagcactgtacattttctggatgtgcttttttgcttcaaacatgggggtggtggagattgccgaggctagccccagaaaatcctaatgactactccttcccctacgcaactag gttcattacaaccggactggattacagtcttacccccaaaaataaaattatattttatcgtcaactgttggatcgtctccgagcacaggATGTATTATCACTAAATCACTCAacttctaactga